In Marasmius oreades isolate 03SP1 chromosome 1, whole genome shotgun sequence, one DNA window encodes the following:
- a CDS encoding uncharacterized protein (BUSCO:EOG092640ET), giving the protein MSGYRVLWNTVSHTAKLSTVLQILLFLPLTLATLSQPAFLLLSLLLSLHSVIHGTLILLWGSPALSVMQVPMHPFVLLVCFNVFSTAVHPWLFTATQWWGQLLKFSGPFFIVLEGLSSLLVAQKLGQEGKRLVERGEVYQFGFLISSAATYVGCAWWIVVTYPDAASSPLSSTFLGVALTALVFLTFIGFYLRRTNIIESSALSLFIAYNVWLCGFDQQSFLDLASAYMPLLPNVLPHFEALLNFVTNTLPKPVLIALLYRLTILHLASRILPNIGADSWEKEDGVDDGWEGRPTSTLTRIVLTYRQLLFVMVYSHLLLLDYSSQIWWRWINIFFTLTMWGVELLVSPDDDLVSKEWKVD; this is encoded by the exons ATGTCTGGATATCGAGTCCTTTGGAATACTGTTTCTCATACAGCTAA GCTGTCGACTGTTTTGCAGattctcctcttccttcccttGACGCTGGCCACGCTTTCTCAACCTGCATTTTTATTGTTATCACTGCTACTGTCGCTTCATTCCGTCATACATGGCACCCTCATACTACTATGGGGTTCACCCGCACTCTCAGTCATGCAGGTTCCCATGCACCCGTTCGTGTTACTGGTCTGCTTCAATGTGTTCTCGACTGCCGTTCATCCTTGGCTGTTCACTGCAACCCAGTGGTGGGGGCAGTTATTGAAGTTCTccggaccgttcttcattgtGTTGGAAGGTCTATCGAGCCTATTGGTCGCTCAGAAGCTTGGACAAGAGGGAAAGAGATTGGTTGAAAGAGGCGAGGTTTATCAGTTTGGATTTTTGATTTCATCCGCCGCTACCTACGTTGGCTGTGCGTGGTGGAttgttgtg ACATACCCAGATGCGGCTTCCTCTCCCCTGTCATCCACATTTCTAGGCGTGGCGTTGACTGCTCTGGTTTTCTTGACCTTCATCGGGTTTTACCTGCGAAGAACCAATATAATCGAATCCTCCGccctctctctcttcatcGCGTACAACGTATGGCTTTGTGGGTTCGACCAACAATCCTTTCTAGATCTTGCCTCGGCATA TATGCCCCTTTTACCGAACGTCCTGCCTCATTTCGAAGCACTGTTGAATTTTGTAACAAATACATTACCCAAACCTGTTCTTATTGCCCTCTTGTACCGCCTCACTATTCTCCATCTCGCATCCCGAATACTGCCCAACATAGGTGCCGATAGCTGGGAAAAGGAGGATGGCGTAGACGATGGATGGGAAGGCAGGCCT ACCTCAACCCTCACTCGTATAGTCTTGACTTATCGACAACTGTTATTTGTCATGGTGTACTCTCATCTTTTGT TACTCGACTATTCTTCCCAGATATGGTGGAGATGGATTAACATTTTCTTTACCTTGACGATGTGGGGTGTGGAACTACTCGTCAGTCCAGATGACGACTTGGTTAGTAAAGAATGGAAAGTGGATTGA
- a CDS encoding uncharacterized protein (BUSCO:EOG09261CM0): MTWLRRQFRSNFVRSTGGKRQSHRLVLRPYQEECLEACVQALSEGTSRLGVSLPTGSGKTTVFISLLSRMCSPPSSEASRALIIVNNIELATQSAEQVSRLFPAWSVEIEQGVKHRATGRADVTVATYQTLLQPARLAKFDPRGLKAIIVDEAHHAAAPSYRRLLSHFDRDIKHPGDQKFTPANIGHKIPIIGFSATFSRHDGLALGSVFQRIVYHQDFLHMIKQEWLCNVRFTTVQANLNLKEVTVHSKAGDFNPTSLAQVINTETINQLVVQTWLDRAASRKSTLVFCVNIAHVKALTQTFRGFGIDARYVSSKSPAIERKALVNSFRSGDFPVLINCSILTEGTDVPNIDCVVVARPTRSRNLFAQMIGRGMRLSPATGKEDCHIVDFVDSQSRISGVVSTPTLFGLNPDEIQIEDVSLETLEKHVCEKLRMDTSDEIPSPKSITYTDYDDPFSFVEGSSGAPHIMSLSLHAWVGCGGGIYVLECLGKGFIRLEKVENHEELGTHYKATFTPAAMDKGTAFRLKVSPFFKVRHVLTSESLSDAIKGCDTYVKAKVVRGHLAKALLRTAHWRRAPATEQQMQFVNKHILKSGATTRSRTITKGEAANIITRLKHGAKSRHQKKAKASAKELKFAEQEANRRSRELVQVGPLEQES; the protein is encoded by the exons ATGACATGGCTACGACGTCAGTTTAGGTCCAACTTTGTTCGGTCTACCGGTGGAAAGCGTCAATCTCACCGCCTCGTTCTACGACCATATCAAGAGGAATGTTTGGAAGCTTGCGTTCAAGCTCTTAGTGAGGGAACATCCCGACTAGGTGTTTCCTTACCCACCGGTTCCGGGAAAACGACGGTTTTTATCTCATTGCTATCAAGGATGTGTTCCCCTCCGTCCTCAGAGGCCTCTAGAGCTCTCATTATAGTGAACAACATTGAGCTGGCCACACAATCTGCAGAACAGGTTTCGAGGCTCTTTCCAGCATGGAGTGTTGAAATAGAACAGGGTGTTAAACATAGGGCTACTGGGCGTGCAGACGT GACCGTTGCTACTTATCAAACTCTGCTGCAGCCCGCACGGTTAGCCAAATTCGATCCCAGAGGACTGAAGGCTATCATTGTGGACGAAGCTCATCACGCTGCTGCCCCCTC TTATCGACGACTGCTGTCCCATTTTGATCGCGACATCAAACATCCCGGCGACCAGAAATTTACGCCCGCAAACATAGGACACAAGATTCCCATTATAGGATTTTCAGCTACTTTCAGTCGCCACGATGGTCTCGCGTTGGGTTCCGTTTTCCAAAGGATCGTGTACCACCAAGACTTTCTCCATATGATCAAACAGGAGTG GTTATGTAATGTCAGATTCACAACTGTACAAGCAAACCTGAACTTGAAAGAAGTTACAGTCCACTCTAAAGCCGGTGATTTCAACCCCACGAGTTTGGCGCAAGTGATAAATACAGAAACAATCAACCAACTCGTCGTCCAGACGTGGCTTGATCGTGCTG CTTCTCGAAAGTCTACACTCGTGTTTTGTGTAAATATTGCACATGTAAAAGCGTTAACTCAAACTTTTCGGGGTTTTGGCATCGATGCTCGTTATGTTTCTTCGAAATCACCGGCAATCGAACGGAAAGCTCTCGTCAATTCATTCAGATCAGGAGATTTCCCAGTGCTCATAAATTGCT CAATTTTAACGGAAGGTACTGATGTTCCTAACATTGATTGTGTCGTGGTTGCAAGGCCTACCAGATCTCGAAATCTTTTCGCACAGATG ATTGGCCGCGGTATGAGGTTGTCGCCAGCGACAGGCAAAGAAGATTGCCATATCGTCGACTTCGTGGATAGCCAATCCCGTATTTCGGGAGTCGTATCAACACCCACGCTTTTCGGATTGAACCCAGACGAAATCCAAATCGAGG ACGTGTCTCTTGAAACGCTCGAAAAGCACGTTTGTGAGAAGTTGAGAATGGATACGTCAGATGAAATTCCCAGTCCGAAATCCATTACATATACCGACTATGATGATCCGTTCTCGTTCGTGGAGGGTTCATCCGGTGCCCCTCACATTATGAGCCTGAGCCTGCATGCTTGGGTGGGGTGTGGAGGTGGAATTTATGTGTTGGAATGCTTGGGGAAGGGTTTCATACGCCTTGAGAAAGTAGAAAATCATGAAG AGTTGGGCACGCATTACAAAGCTACTTTTACACCCGCCGCAATGGATAAGGGGACCGCCTTTCGCCTTAAAGTCTCACCGTTCTTCAAAGTCCGGCATGTGTTAACTTCAGAGAGCCTCTCGGATGCAATCAAGGGTTGCGATACCTATGTGAAAGCTAAGGTTGTGCGTGGCCATCTCGCTAAAGC GCTTTTACGGACAGCACATTGGAGAAGGGCTCCAGCCACGGAACAACAAATGCAGTTCGTCAACAAACATATACTCAAGTCAGGAGCGACCACCCGTTCAAGAACGATCACCAAAGGAGAAGCTGCCAATATTATTACTCGTTTGAAACATGGTGCCAAGTCTCGTCACCAAAAGAAAGCAAAGGCATCTGCGAAGGAACTAAAGTTTGCCGAGCAGGAGGCGAATCGTCGTTCGAGAGAATTAGTTCAAGTCGGACCATTAGAACAAGAGTCGTAG
- a CDS encoding uncharacterized protein (BUSCO:EOG09265M98), which translates to MIQNKVTEESGRDVSYDTEEDADAPRVSQWVDEDEDLAFSDPHVPVAGPSQLNTLRADLSALPIGTLRHAQNVLNQTESSSETEGPESGGSQTDDEQDIPIGRPTMTREGKQKQGVEVGKRSNKHAPIEVSSKKPVTRRRNVIEVKVPEVRDPRFIPMTGKLDADKFHANYSFLAKNHESELQTLRENLKRARKLLSSSPRELRSEREREVARLELAMKRTESIVNHDRQLNLERETLLKVKQEEQEKRRKGKGSWWMKNTAKKEALVKARYGALAEQGGQRAVKKAIERKRRKVGQKDKRSRPFVEDVRPETGWPHKKRKVGVV; encoded by the exons ATGATTCAGAACAAAGTCACCGAAGAATCTGGCAGGGATGTCTCATATGATACTGAGGAGGATGCAGACGCCCCAAGAGTATCTCAATGGGTggacgaagatgaggatTTGGCTTTCAGTGACCCTCATGTGCCTGTTGCCGGTCCCTCGCAGTTA AATACCCTTAGGGCAG ATCTTTCTGCTCTACCCATAGGTACACTTCGTCATGCGCAAAACGTATTAAACCAAACGGAATCCTCCAGTGAAACTGAAGGCCCAGAGTCCGGTGGCTCGCAGACTGACGATGAGCAAGATATACCCATTGGAAGGCCCACGATGACCAGAGAAGGCAAACAAAAACAGGGTGTAGAAGTCGGCAAACGATCAAACAAACACGC TCCGATAGAAGTGTCATCCAAAAAGCCTGTTACTCGCCGAAGAAATGTGATCGAAGTAAAAGTACCA GAAGTTAGGGACCCTAGGTTTATACCGATGACTGGGAAACTGGATGCGGACAAATTTCATGCCAACTACAGTTTCCTGGCCAAGAATCATGAGTCTGAATTGCAAACATTGCGCGAAAATCTTAAACGGGCTCGGAAACTACTTTCGTCTTCCCCACGGGAGTTGAGAtctgaaagagaaagagaagtggCTCGCCTCGAACTTGCTATGAAACGCACCGAAAGTATCGTCAACCATGATCGCCAGCTCAACTTGGAGCGAGAAACCTTGTTGAAGGTCAAACAGGAAGAGCAGGAGAAACGTAGAAAGGGTAAAGGTAGCTGGTGGATGAAGAACA CCGCGAAGAAGGAGGCACTCGTCAAGGCGAGGTATGGTGCTTTAGCTGAGCAGGGAGGTCAGCGTGCAGTAAAGAAAGCAATAGAGAGAAAAAGGAGGAAGGTTGGACAGAAAGACAAACGATCTCGACCTTTCGTCGAAGACGTACGTCCTGAGACAGGATGGCCGCATAAAAAAAGGAAGGTCGGAGTAGTTTAA